One genomic window of Gossypium hirsutum isolate 1008001.06 chromosome D11, Gossypium_hirsutum_v2.1, whole genome shotgun sequence includes the following:
- the LOC107892625 gene encoding protein MAINTENANCE OF MERISTEMS-like, protein MAQLIRTDIRHISDAANNADSFRVLRGRVSALKIALDARFMPYLELAGFGSIALIRSSDLRFDLLSALVERWGPETHTFHFPCGECTVTLEDVAVQLGLPIDGSPVTGVFSFTDPAAVCYQLLGESPEDAIASEGELMCAARAYIMHMIGAALMLDANGDIVHLSYLPLLVDFSTARSYSWGSAILAMLYRELCRATEPQVKDIGGCLILLQS, encoded by the exons atggctCAATTGATACGAACCGATATTAGACACATATCTGATGCGGCTAATAACgcg GACTCGTTCCGAGTATTAAGGGGCCGTGTTAGTGCTTTAAAGATAGCTCTGGATGCACGATTTATGCCGTACCTGGAGCTAGCTGGATTTGGGTCAATAGCATTGATCCGGTCCTCCGACTTGCGGTTTGATTTATTATCTGCGCTAGTAGAGCGGTGGGGTCCGGAGACCCATACTTTCCATTTTCCGTGCGGGGAGTGCACGGTGACCTTGGAGGATGTTGCAGTGCAGCTTGGGCTCCCAATTGACGGGAGTCCCGTAACGGGAGTATTTTCATTCACCGATCCGGCTGCAGTTTGCTATCAACTCCTAGGAGAGTCACCAGAGGATG CGATCGCCAGTGAAGGTGAGCTGATGTGCGCTGCTCGAGCGTACATTATGCATATGATAGGGGCAGCACTCATGCTTGATGCAAACGGCGACATTGTGCATTTGTCATACTTGCCCCTGCTAGTTGATTTCTCCACTGCTAGATCGTACAGCTGGGGTTCTGCCATTCTAGCGATGCTGTACCGGGAGCTTTGTCGGGCGACAGAGCCGCAAGTTAAAGACATCGGCGGTTGCCTCATATTGCTGCAGTCATGA